The genomic interval CTCCAGATTGGTCTGCATCTCCTTGGTCTCAGGCATCGCCATGACGATTTCCTGGGAATTGATCCGTCCGAATTTCTGTGCGTAAAGCGATGTTGCGCCCATCATCAGCGCAACGGCAAGGGTCAGTTTAAGTGCCTTTTTCATAAAATTTTATCGGTTAATTGTTTTGATGTCGGATTTTCATTTCAGTGCCTCGATCACCTGCTGCGTACGCTCCACCGAAGGGTTGTTGTAAAGCAGCGTGGGGTTATTCGACGAATCGAGCACCAGATCGGCGCCCGCCTGCCCGGCATACGCCTCGATGGCCGCGAACACCCGTTTCTGAATCGGCTGGATCAGCTCGAGCCGTTTCTGCATCAGGACGCCCTCCTGCCCGAAAAGGCTCTCCTGGAACTGCTGCGCCTCCTTCTCGCGGGCCAGGATCAGCGCCTCGCGGGCCTGACGGGCCGAAGCCGAAAGCGAAGCTTTCTGCGCCATGTAGTTGTTGTAGAGCGTCTCCACCTCGTCGAACTTGGCATCGACCTGCTCCTGGTACTGCTTGGCGAGCGAATCCAGATCGGAAATCGCCGTATTGTAGGCCTCGACGGATTTGAAGACCTTCTCGCTGTTCACGATTATGTAGTTCTGCGCCGAAAGCGCGCCGGCGGTCAGCAGGAACGCCGCAATCAAAATCAGCCGTTTCATAGTCTTTGGTCTTTTTAGTCGTTTCCCGGGACCGGATTCTCCGGAACCGTACCATAAATATAACTCTTTTCTTCCAAATTTATTGCCACGCCGCAGATTTTAGAACTGCTGGCCCATGACAAAGTGGAACTGACTGCCGCTCTTCTTGGTCGAATTGGCGGGGGGATCGAATCCGTAACCCCAGTCGATGCCGAGCATACCCACCACCGGCAGGTAGAGCCGCACGCCGAAACCGGCCGCACGCTTGATCTTGAACGGCGAGAAACTCTTCCACGAGTCGAACGCGTTACCGCCCTCGAGGAAGCCCAGCACGTAGATCTGCGACGAAGGCTTCAGGATGACCGGGTAGCGCAGTTCGGCCGTATATTTGTTGTATCCGCGCGAATAGTAGCTCGACGGATCGAGCGCGCCGTCCTCGTAACCGCGCATCGAGATGATGTCGATACCGTAGATATTGTAGCCCGACATGCCGTCGCCGCCGACCTCGTAACGGTTGAACGGCGACACCTTGTGTTTGTTGTAGCTGCCGAGGTAACCCATTTCGGCCTTGAGCATCAGCACGAGATTCGAGTTGCCCGAGAGCGCCTGGAACCACTGCGCCTTGAACTGCCACTTGTGGAACTCGATCCAGCGGTAACGCTCCTGATCGCTCATCGAGTCGTCGCTGTAATCCTTGCCGTCCCAAAGCGAATAGGGCAGCGTGGCCTGCACCGAGGCGGTGAATTCCGAACCGCGGCGCGGGTAGATCGGCTGATCGACCGAGTTGCGCGAGAGGACTAACTTGAGCGACAGCAGGTTCGAATTGCCGTTCTCGACGACGAATCCGGTCCAGTTCTTCAGCGAATAGCGCTCGTAGCTCGCTTCGGCATAGAAGGTGAAGTAGGGGTCGGGCCACGTCAGACGCTTGCCCAGACCGGCGGCGACGCCGTACGTCCGGAAATAGCGCGTGGCGCTCTGCCAGATATAGTAGGCGTCGTTCTGTTCGGAGATGTGCCCCGAGATGGTGAACGAGTTGGGTTTCCGGCCGCCCATCCAGGGGTCGGTGAAACTCAGCGCGAGCGCCTTGTAATAGGTTCCGTTGGTCTGGGCCGAGATCGAAAGCCGCTGGTTCTGTCCCATCGGGTAGGGCCTCCAGGCCCCCTTCTTGAAGAAGTTGCGCACCGAGAGGTTGTTCAGCGTGATGCCCACCGAGCCCACGAACGTTCCGGAGCCCCAGCCGCCGGCGATGTTGAACTGGTCGGAAGCCTGCTCCTCGAGGGGCCAGTTCACGTTCACCAGCTCGTTCGACACGGGCTTGATGTCGGGCATGATGGCCTCGGGGTTGAAGTGTCCCATCGAACCGAGCGTGCGGATGGTCTGCATCAGCAGCGAACGGTCGTACAGTTCGCCCGGGCGGACGTACAACTCGCGGCGGATCACCTCGTCATCGACCCGCTGGTTGCCCGTGATCCCCACCTCGTTGATGGTGAACTGCTTGCCCTCGAACACCTTGACCTCGACATCGATCGAGTCCGCGCCGATGATCGTCTCGGCGGGTTCGATCTGCGACATGAGGTAGCCGTTGTTCTGGTAGAGCGACTTGATCTGGTTCATGTCCTCGGGGTTCTCCTCCTTGCCGATGCCCAGCCGCTTGTGCATCGTCTTCTTGTCGTAGATGTCGCCCTTCCGGACGCCGAACAGTTCCTGTAACTGCTCGGTCGGATAGACCGAGTTGCCGACCCACGAGACGTTGCGGATGTAGTATTTGTTACCCTCCGACACCTCGACGTCGATGCCCATGCGCTTCTCGTTGATCGGATAGATCGAGTCGCGCACGATGGTCGCGTTGCGGTATCCCTTCGAGTTGTAGAAGTCGATCAGCAGCCCCTTGTCCTCGCCGTAGTCCTCCTCCTTGAACTTGGCGCTCTTGAAGAAGTTGATCGACTTCTGGTGCGTCTTCTTGAAGGTGCGGCGCAGGCGCTTGTCCTTGAACTGCTCGTTGCCGAGGAAGTTGATCCGGCCGATCTTCACCCGCTCCTTGCGGTCGATCAGGAAGGTCACCGACACGGCCTGTCCCGCCGGACGGAGCGTGTCGTTGTCGATGCGCACGTCCACCGTGGCGTTGCGGAAACCCTTCTCGGCCCAGTATTTCTTGATGAGTTTCTGGTTCTTGTCGATGACGTAGTCCGAAAGCTCGCTGTTGGGCTTGAGTTTGAGCTTCTCGGTCAGGTCCTTCTTCTTGCCCTTCGAAATACCCTCGAAATTCCAGTGATAGACGCGCGGCCGCTCCTTGAGGAACACCTCCAGGTCGATGCTGTCCCCGTCGATCTCGGCCCCGATCTTCACGTCCGAGAAGAAGCGCTGGCTCCACAGGCGGGAAATGGCGTTTCCGATGAAGTTGCTCGGCAGGTAGATCGAATCGCCCGCGACCAGACCCGCCGACGACTTGAGAATCTCCTCGTTCAGATACTTCACGCCGCGGATGTTGATGTCGCGGATATAATAGCGGCAGGGCGCGCCGTCGTTGCGCAGCATGGGAGCGTCTTCGGGAAATGCGGTCGTCGCGGCCGCCGTCGTATCCTGCGGATTCGGCTCCTGAGCCGATAGATTCGGGCAGCCCAGCACGAGGGCCGCGACTGCGGCGAATATCTTACCGGAATAGTTCATTCTCTGTGTATGTCTCTAAACTTACTTCATTTATTTAACCAGCCCGAAACGCCTGTCGCGCCGCGCATACTCCTCCATCGCCCGGTCGAAATCCGCCTCCGTGAAATCGGGCCACAGCACCTCGGGGAACCACAGTTCGGCGTAGGAGGACTGCCACAGGAGGAAATTGCTCAGCCGCTGCTCGCCGCTGGTGCGGACCACCAGATCGGGATCGGGCCACGGGGCCGTGTCGAGCGCCGCGGAGAGGGTCTCCTCCCCGATCTCCCCGGGTGCGATCTCCCCCGCCGCCGCACGGGCGGCGATCCGACGCACGGCCCGCACGATCTCGCTGCGCGAGGAGTAGTTGAGCGCCAGAATCAGCGTCAGCCTCTCCCCTCCGGCCGTTTCCCGCTCGGCCCGGGCCAGGTAGCTCCGCACCTTCTCCGGGAAGCGGCTGCGGTCGCCGATCATCGCGATCCGCACCCCCTGCCGTTTCAGCTCGGGGGTCTCGTTCACGACGCTGCGGCAGAAAAGCTCCATGAGCGCGGAGACCTCCCCGGCGGGACGCCCCCAGTTTTCGGTCGAAAAGGCATACAGCGTGAGGTACTTCACCCCCCAGCGTACGGCAGCGCGCAACGAAGCCCGCACGGGTTCCACACCCGCGGCATGGCCTTCGTAACGCTCCTTGCCGTGCAACCCGGCCCACCGGCCGTTCCCGTCCATGATGATGGCGACGTGCTGCGGTATGCGTTTCGGCTCGCTCATATTAGGGCACAAATATAAAAATATAAATTGAAAAATCCGTAAATTCCCGCCAATTTCCCTCGCGCTCCGCCTCCGCGGCGCTGCGGAGGACCCGGCGGAACGCAGGGGCGGGGAGAGGCTCTCCGGAACGAATCAACTGCGGATATCCACTCCCCACATCATCTTATTGCGTAACGTGTCGTAAAATGAGATATTGTGCGGAACGGCCAAAAAAATCCGCTCTTCGGCCCGCCGGACCGTAAAGGAGGCCTCCGGAGGAATCGGGTAGGTGCGGTTGTCGAGCGTGACGAACGCCTCCGAATGGCGGACGCGGACGCGCAGCGAGATCACGCTCCCGTCGGGAATCACCACGGGGCGCATCGTGAGGTTGTGCGGCGCGAGCGGCGACAGCACCAGACAGCGGCACGCCGGGGCGATCACCGGTCCTCCGGCGCTGAGCGAATAGGCCGTCGAACCCGTAGGGGTCGAGACGATCAGCCCGTCGCCGTGGTACGTGGCCACCATCTGCCCGTCCACATACGTCTCGACGGCGATCATCCCCGCGCCGTGGCGCTGCACGGTGAACTCGTTGAGAGCCAGCAGCGAGTCGGGCTGCCGGGCGAAGTCGCCCCCGACCGAGAGCATCGCCCGCGGCTCGACGGAGAGCCGTCCTCCGGCGATCTGCCCGAAAAGCCGGTCCAGCCCGTCGCTCGGCGCGCCCGTGAGAAATCCCAGATGCCCGGCGTTGATGCCCAGCACCGGCATCGGCGCGCCGCACAGCCGGTGCACGCCTTCGAGCAGCGTGCCGTCGCCTCCGTAGCAGACCATGACGGTCCCCTCAGGCTGCTCCCCGACGCAGCCGCCGTAGATCCGCTCCGGCCCGGGGTCGATGCCCGCCAGCTCCCGCATCGTCGGGACGAACTCCTCATTGACCGCATAGTCGAAGCCGAAGGCGCCGAGCGCGTCGAACAGCCGGCGCAGCTCCCCGGCGGTGCGGGGAACCTGCGGGCGGGAAAAAAGTATGATTTTCATCGGCGGAAATTTCGAAAAAATAAGTAACTTTACCACGCCGAAACGCCTGCGGAACGGGATTCCGGACCCGGACGGCGAACGGCGGCGCGGATTTCCCCGCAAATATAGCGTTTTTTATGACAAAGTTGAGCGTAAACATCAATAAGATCGCCGTGGTGCGCAACTCGCGCGGCGGCAATCTCCCCGACGTGGTCCGCGCGGCCACGGACATCGAACGCTTCGGCGCGGACGGCATCACGGTCCACCCGCGGCCCGACGCGCGCCACATCCGCTACGACGACGTGCGGAACCTCGCACGGGTGCTGACCACCGAATTCAACATCGAGGGCAATCCGATTCCGGACTTCGTCGCGCTGGTGCTGGAGGTGCGGCCCGCACAGGTCACGCTCGTGCCCGACGCACCCGACGCCATCACCTCCAACGCCGGGTGGAACACCGTGGCGCACCGCGAATTTCTCACCGGCATCGCCGCCCGCTTCCGCGAACGGGGCATCCGCGTCTCGATCTTCGTCGATCCCGTGCCCGAAATGGTCGCCGGAGCGAAGGCCTGCGGCGCCGACCGCGTGGAGCTCTACACCGAGGCCTACGCCCGGGAGTACGCCGCGGATCCCGCAGCGGCGATCGCCCCCTACCTGGCCGCCGCCGAGGAGGCCCGCCGGCAGGGACTCGGGCTCAACGCCGGGCACGACCTCTCGCTGGAGAACCTGCGCTACTTCGTCGGCCGGATTCCCGGCACCGACGAGGTGTCGATCGGCCACGCGCTGATCTGCGACGCGCTCTATTACGGACTGGAGAACACCGTGCAGCTCTACAAACGGGAACTCAAATAACGCGAAGACCATGAAACGGATTCTGATTCTCGCCGCCGCGCTTCTCGCCGCCGGCACGGCCTGCGCCCAGGAGGCGTACAGGGAGCAGCGGCGCAGCCTGTTCGAGCTGCTGCCGATCCGCTCGAGCGACATCGTCTTTCTGGGCAACAGCCTCACCGACGGCTGCGAGTGGAGCGAACTCTTCGACAACCGCCACATCCGCAACCGCGGCATCAGCTCCGACCGGGCGTGCGAACTGGCCGAACGGCTCGATCCGATCGTCGAAGGGCATCCCAAGCGGCTGTTCCTGATGATCGGCATCAACGACCTGGCGGGCGGAGCCGCCCCCGGGGAGGTCGTCGCCGACATCGCCCGGGTCATCGACCGGTTCCAGACCGATTCGCGCTGGACGCGGATCTTCGTGCAGAGCATCCTCCCGGTGAACGGGAGGGATTTCGACGCCTACAGGAACCATTACGCGCACGCCGACCGCATCGTGCCGACGAACGAGCTCCTGAAGGCCCTGTGCGAAGAGAAGGGCGTGACGTACATCGACGTCTGGAGCGCCCTGGCCGACGGCGAAGGGTTGCTCGACAAACGCTATACGAACGACGGCGTGCACCTCGTGGGCGAGGGCTACCTGGTGTGGCGCGACGTGCTGAAACCCTACGTCAAGTAACCCGTGCCGCTCTCGAATCCGATATTCCGCCGCATTTCGCGCCTGGCCGACGCCCAGGGCGTCCGCGCCTTCGTCGTCGGCGGCTACGTCCGCGACCACTACCTGCGGCGCCCCTCGACCGACATCGACGTCGTGGTCGTGGGCAGCGGCATCGCGCTGGCCGAGGCGCTGGGGCGCGAGCTCGGCGCGAAGGTCTCGGTCTTCAGGACCTTCGGGACGGCGATGGTGCGCGCCGGAGGCATCGAGGTGGAGTTCGTCGGCGCCCGCAAGGAGTCCTACACGCACGATTCGCGCAAACCGCAGGTCGAAGCCGGCACGCTCGAGGACGACCAGCGGCGGCGCGACTTCACGATCAATGCCATGGCGTGGTCGCTCAACGGCGACACGTTCGGCGAGCTGGTCGATCCGTTCGACGGCATGTCCGACCTGGAGGAGTGCACGATCCGCACGCCGTGCGATCCCGACGTCACCTTCTCGGACGATCCGCTGCGCATGATGCGCGCCGTGCGGTTCGCCGCGCAGTTGGGCTTCACGATCGAGGGGGAGACCTTCGAGGCGATCCGCCGCAACGCCGCCCGCATCCGCATCGTCTCGCGCGAACGCATCGCTACGGAACTCAACAAGATCGTCCTCTCGCCCGTGCCGTCGATCGGCTTCGAACTGCTGGAGCTCACCGGACTGCTGGAGCTGATCTTCCCCGAGATGCACCGCCTC from Alistipes dispar carries:
- a CDS encoding CCA tRNA nucleotidyltransferase; its protein translation is MPLSNPIFRRISRLADAQGVRAFVVGGYVRDHYLRRPSTDIDVVVVGSGIALAEALGRELGAKVSVFRTFGTAMVRAGGIEVEFVGARKESYTHDSRKPQVEAGTLEDDQRRRDFTINAMAWSLNGDTFGELVDPFDGMSDLEECTIRTPCDPDVTFSDDPLRMMRAVRFAAQLGFTIEGETFEAIRRNAARIRIVSRERIATELNKIVLSPVPSIGFELLELTGLLELIFPEMHRLKGIERRGKHAHKDNFIHTLKVLDNVARRSGDLWLRWAAVLHDIAKPLTKAYDPRTGWTFHGHEVLGSKMVPAIFRQLKLPLNEHMKFVQKLVFLHLRPIILSEEMVTDSAVRRLLFEAGNDIEALMTLCEADITSGIDAKVKRYMANFELVRRKMKDLEERDRIRNFQPPVTGELIMQTYGIGPCRLIGEIKEVIKNAILDGEIPNDYEAARALMERLAAEKGLKAR
- a CDS encoding OmpH/Skp family outer membrane protein, which gives rise to MKRLILIAAFLLTAGALSAQNYIIVNSEKVFKSVEAYNTAISDLDSLAKQYQEQVDAKFDEVETLYNNYMAQKASLSASARQAREALILAREKEAQQFQESLFGQEGVLMQKRLELIQPIQKRVFAAIEAYAGQAGADLVLDSSNNPTLLYNNPSVERTQQVIEALK
- a CDS encoding GDSL-type esterase/lipase family protein, translating into MKRILILAAALLAAGTACAQEAYREQRRSLFELLPIRSSDIVFLGNSLTDGCEWSELFDNRHIRNRGISSDRACELAERLDPIVEGHPKRLFLMIGINDLAGGAAPGEVVADIARVIDRFQTDSRWTRIFVQSILPVNGRDFDAYRNHYAHADRIVPTNELLKALCEEKGVTYIDVWSALADGEGLLDKRYTNDGVHLVGEGYLVWRDVLKPYVK
- a CDS encoding NAD(+)/NADH kinase, producing the protein MKIILFSRPQVPRTAGELRRLFDALGAFGFDYAVNEEFVPTMRELAGIDPGPERIYGGCVGEQPEGTVMVCYGGDGTLLEGVHRLCGAPMPVLGINAGHLGFLTGAPSDGLDRLFGQIAGGRLSVEPRAMLSVGGDFARQPDSLLALNEFTVQRHGAGMIAVETYVDGQMVATYHGDGLIVSTPTGSTAYSLSAGGPVIAPACRCLVLSPLAPHNLTMRPVVIPDGSVISLRVRVRHSEAFVTLDNRTYPIPPEASFTVRRAEERIFLAVPHNISFYDTLRNKMMWGVDIRS
- a CDS encoding pyridoxine 5'-phosphate synthase; protein product: MTKLSVNINKIAVVRNSRGGNLPDVVRAATDIERFGADGITVHPRPDARHIRYDDVRNLARVLTTEFNIEGNPIPDFVALVLEVRPAQVTLVPDAPDAITSNAGWNTVAHREFLTGIAARFRERGIRVSIFVDPVPEMVAGAKACGADRVELYTEAYAREYAADPAAAIAPYLAAAEEARRQGLGLNAGHDLSLENLRYFVGRIPGTDEVSIGHALICDALYYGLENTVQLYKRELK
- the uppS gene encoding polyprenyl diphosphate synthase, which gives rise to MSEPKRIPQHVAIIMDGNGRWAGLHGKERYEGHAAGVEPVRASLRAAVRWGVKYLTLYAFSTENWGRPAGEVSALMELFCRSVVNETPELKRQGVRIAMIGDRSRFPEKVRSYLARAERETAGGERLTLILALNYSSRSEIVRAVRRIAARAAAGEIAPGEIGEETLSAALDTAPWPDPDLVVRTSGEQRLSNFLLWQSSYAELWFPEVLWPDFTEADFDRAMEEYARRDRRFGLVK
- the bamA gene encoding outer membrane protein assembly factor BamA, encoding MNYSGKIFAAVAALVLGCPNLSAQEPNPQDTTAAATTAFPEDAPMLRNDGAPCRYYIRDINIRGVKYLNEEILKSSAGLVAGDSIYLPSNFIGNAISRLWSQRFFSDVKIGAEIDGDSIDLEVFLKERPRVYHWNFEGISKGKKKDLTEKLKLKPNSELSDYVIDKNQKLIKKYWAEKGFRNATVDVRIDNDTLRPAGQAVSVTFLIDRKERVKIGRINFLGNEQFKDKRLRRTFKKTHQKSINFFKSAKFKEEDYGEDKGLLIDFYNSKGYRNATIVRDSIYPINEKRMGIDVEVSEGNKYYIRNVSWVGNSVYPTEQLQELFGVRKGDIYDKKTMHKRLGIGKEENPEDMNQIKSLYQNNGYLMSQIEPAETIIGADSIDVEVKVFEGKQFTINEVGITGNQRVDDEVIRRELYVRPGELYDRSLLMQTIRTLGSMGHFNPEAIMPDIKPVSNELVNVNWPLEEQASDQFNIAGGWGSGTFVGSVGITLNNLSVRNFFKKGAWRPYPMGQNQRLSISAQTNGTYYKALALSFTDPWMGGRKPNSFTISGHISEQNDAYYIWQSATRYFRTYGVAAGLGKRLTWPDPYFTFYAEASYERYSLKNWTGFVVENGNSNLLSLKLVLSRNSVDQPIYPRRGSEFTASVQATLPYSLWDGKDYSDDSMSDQERYRWIEFHKWQFKAQWFQALSGNSNLVLMLKAEMGYLGSYNKHKVSPFNRYEVGGDGMSGYNIYGIDIISMRGYEDGALDPSSYYSRGYNKYTAELRYPVILKPSSQIYVLGFLEGGNAFDSWKSFSPFKIKRAAGFGVRLYLPVVGMLGIDWGYGFDPPANSTKKSGSQFHFVMGQQF